In Hyphomicrobium denitrificans 1NES1, one DNA window encodes the following:
- a CDS encoding glycosyl transferase — protein sequence MNIRSWQRSSIIPAETQLKRVVVKGAAAFLFGPTRRHFQAWWPHLKLKRWGVSPEILYRGVRVGTLVTHHHLRRPEAIYVIGSGPSVLEQNLSLIPDNSSILLNGAISLLGDVIKRPLAVAIEDERFVWRHFKMMQERILEQTPCFLSPAVIRAICERNAEWLRAHPVILIDDLRKPYLRRRTNDAHLKRRRFVSFSDDQAGALSLAPAWGVIQGGSVVVSAIQFAIALAPAHIGLIGIDITNSNEPRFYELAGDAAKSGLLKARQRIIEHLVLAKKICDERAIAVSIHSSKSALLQAGFAYDASFELARKDLES from the coding sequence ATGAACATCCGCTCATGGCAAAGGAGCTCAATCATTCCAGCTGAGACACAATTAAAACGGGTTGTGGTGAAAGGAGCCGCGGCATTTCTTTTCGGACCTACCCGCCGACACTTTCAGGCCTGGTGGCCACATCTTAAACTTAAGCGTTGGGGAGTAAGCCCCGAAATCCTGTATCGCGGCGTTCGCGTGGGTACGTTGGTCACGCACCACCACCTTCGCCGACCTGAAGCGATCTACGTCATCGGCTCCGGGCCCTCGGTCCTGGAACAAAACCTGTCTCTTATTCCGGACAATTCCAGCATCCTGCTGAATGGGGCAATTTCGCTGTTGGGTGATGTTATCAAGCGGCCTCTCGCAGTCGCCATAGAAGACGAGCGCTTCGTGTGGCGCCATTTCAAAATGATGCAGGAGCGCATTCTCGAACAGACCCCGTGTTTCTTGTCACCGGCTGTAATAAGGGCAATTTGCGAACGTAACGCCGAGTGGTTACGAGCGCACCCTGTTATTTTGATCGATGATCTTCGCAAACCCTACCTCCGCCGTCGCACAAACGACGCGCACCTCAAGCGTCGACGCTTTGTCAGCTTTAGCGATGATCAAGCAGGTGCCCTTTCATTGGCGCCCGCCTGGGGAGTCATTCAAGGAGGATCGGTCGTCGTGTCCGCTATCCAATTCGCTATTGCACTCGCACCGGCGCATATCGGACTCATTGGAATCGATATAACGAATTCTAATGAGCCTCGTTTCTATGAATTGGCCGGAGACGCCGCCAAATCGGGATTGCTGAAAGCCCGCCAACGGATCATCGAACATTTGGTTTTGGCCAAAAAGATTTGTGACGAACGTGCCATAGCGGTGAGCATTCACTCTTCAAAGTCGGCCCTACTGCAAGCGGGATTTGCTTACGATGCGAGCTTCGAACTCGCACGAAAAGATCTTGAGAGTTAG
- a CDS encoding glycosyltransferase family 4 protein — MLPAHRHASSRQPHDVSEIEVINPNFSRRLSGVTSTLERIVTIQAKSMKSVAVGFGLHASVPHVRIRDLLSFRKSRNGRQRIWHARRNIEMLWGVILRDLFGFELRLVFTSASQRQHTVWTRRLIDRMDGLIATSNASASYLEHPSTVIGHGIDLDRFYPAVDIRVEREALGLPQLRFVGCFGRIRHRKGTDTFVEAMLKVLPSRPDVGAIILGRTTRAHRHYFRTLNERVRDAHLSDRLLFLPEVSTFEIAKWYRALDVLAAPQRWEGFGVTPLEAMASGVPVVATTVGAFPQLVTDDVGRLVAPGDADALALAIGEILDHPNVGAEKRAAARARAEEKFSINIEADEVIKFYRTLTGQTRNITNEHPLMAKELNHSS, encoded by the coding sequence CTGTTACCCGCCCACCGTCATGCATCGTCGCGCCAGCCCCACGATGTCAGTGAAATAGAAGTTATCAATCCAAACTTCAGCAGACGCTTGTCAGGGGTCACTTCAACCCTGGAAAGGATCGTAACAATACAGGCAAAAAGTATGAAATCCGTGGCAGTAGGCTTTGGCCTTCACGCATCGGTTCCCCATGTCCGAATTCGCGACCTCCTAAGCTTTCGCAAATCAAGGAATGGCCGACAACGCATTTGGCATGCCAGACGCAATATCGAAATGCTTTGGGGAGTGATACTCCGCGATTTATTCGGGTTTGAACTTCGCTTGGTGTTTACGTCAGCCTCTCAACGCCAACACACGGTTTGGACGCGTCGATTAATTGATCGAATGGACGGATTGATCGCGACGTCAAATGCGTCAGCAAGCTACTTGGAGCACCCTTCGACAGTCATCGGCCACGGTATTGACCTCGATCGGTTTTATCCGGCGGTCGATATTCGGGTTGAGAGGGAGGCGCTTGGACTGCCTCAACTAAGGTTTGTCGGATGTTTTGGACGCATTCGCCATCGGAAGGGAACGGATACATTTGTAGAGGCGATGCTCAAGGTACTTCCGTCACGCCCTGATGTTGGGGCAATCATACTGGGGCGAACAACACGAGCTCATAGACATTACTTTAGGACGCTAAACGAAAGAGTTCGCGACGCGCATTTGAGCGACCGGTTATTGTTCTTGCCGGAAGTCTCGACCTTCGAAATTGCAAAATGGTACCGCGCGCTTGATGTTCTCGCTGCCCCTCAACGCTGGGAAGGATTCGGTGTCACGCCGTTAGAAGCCATGGCGAGCGGTGTGCCCGTCGTTGCAACGACGGTTGGGGCTTTTCCTCAGCTTGTGACAGATGACGTAGGGCGACTGGTTGCACCTGGTGATGCGGATGCATTGGCGCTGGCGATCGGCGAGATCCTCGACCACCCGAATGTTGGCGCGGAAAAGCGCGCAGCTGCCCGCGCCAGAGCGGAGGAGAAATTTTCCATCAATATTGAGGCCGACGAGGTCATAAAGTTCTATAGGACGTTGACTGGTCAGACGCGGAACATAACGAATGAACATCCGCTCATGGCAAAGGAGCTCAATCATTCCAGCTGA
- a CDS encoding phosphatase PAP2 family protein, producing the protein MGKECNRSFSIALRVLVGSIVAGCIAAAVFAHYPNLDLVIAEEFHTSGRRFIGMDSLALESIRIAFNALFIVVCVIAAVGSYYSHARGAWSGLKPREWNFLLVCILAGPLVVTNLGFKDHWGRARPRDVVELGGRHGYTPPLHPAHECAKNCSFVSGEASSIFTIGFAATILFPLKAALLLPLSIAFGSLAGLVRMIEGGHFLSDVVFAGIFNAISTALVFLVGRKLRFFGAKPSQRTSMAAGTENHVD; encoded by the coding sequence ATGGGCAAAGAATGCAATCGCAGTTTTTCCATCGCCTTACGGGTTCTGGTAGGATCTATAGTGGCCGGCTGCATCGCCGCAGCTGTTTTTGCACATTATCCAAACCTCGACTTGGTAATAGCTGAGGAATTTCATACGTCTGGTCGCCGTTTCATCGGCATGGATTCGCTTGCTCTTGAATCAATTCGGATTGCGTTCAACGCGCTTTTCATCGTCGTATGCGTCATAGCGGCCGTAGGAAGTTATTATTCTCATGCGCGAGGCGCGTGGTCCGGCCTCAAACCCCGCGAGTGGAATTTCTTGCTGGTCTGCATTCTAGCTGGTCCCTTGGTCGTAACGAATCTGGGTTTCAAGGACCACTGGGGACGAGCGCGACCGCGCGATGTCGTCGAACTCGGGGGACGCCATGGATATACCCCGCCGTTACATCCAGCGCACGAATGCGCAAAAAACTGCTCATTCGTCTCGGGCGAGGCGTCATCGATATTTACAATTGGATTCGCTGCGACAATCTTATTCCCGCTCAAAGCAGCTCTTTTATTGCCTCTTTCAATTGCATTTGGCTCACTGGCAGGATTGGTCAGAATGATAGAGGGAGGGCATTTTTTGTCTGATGTCGTATTTGCAGGCATCTTCAACGCAATAAGCACTGCGTTGGTATTTCTCGTCGGTCGAAAGTTGCGATTTTTTGGGGCAAAGCCCTCGCAGCGAACCAGCATGGCGGCTGGGACGGAAAATCACGTTGACTAA
- a CDS encoding fimbria/pilus periplasmic chaperone → MSPPRVMFFILIFWQLTLAQSVGAMTVTPTQIEMASTGRTSRGAITVVNNGTDALPVELIVKKVSLDEAGVPKGSPAGDEFLIMPPQAMIPPGATQNFRIQWLGEPLLEKSETFLVYVNQIPVKLPKRIRGVQVVFGMGVMVNVAPPRGEAALQVVKTGVVTDAKGRRHPTLTVFNPTNVHALFPQSTVRVSSGDWSETLSSGELAQSIGIGLVQPGHRRRFVLPVALPPSVTSVQTSLEFRAKP, encoded by the coding sequence ATGTCGCCTCCTCGAGTAATGTTCTTTATACTGATTTTCTGGCAACTGACGCTCGCTCAGTCAGTCGGCGCTATGACAGTGACGCCAACGCAAATCGAGATGGCGTCAACGGGCCGGACCAGCCGCGGTGCGATTACAGTTGTCAACAATGGCACAGACGCACTCCCTGTTGAGCTTATCGTCAAAAAGGTGTCGTTGGATGAGGCTGGTGTTCCAAAGGGGAGTCCCGCAGGCGACGAATTCCTGATCATGCCACCGCAGGCAATGATTCCGCCAGGCGCTACTCAGAATTTTCGAATCCAATGGCTCGGCGAACCCCTGCTCGAAAAAAGCGAAACGTTTCTTGTCTACGTCAATCAGATCCCTGTGAAGTTGCCGAAACGGATCAGGGGCGTACAAGTGGTTTTCGGCATGGGAGTCATGGTCAACGTCGCCCCGCCGCGCGGCGAAGCGGCACTTCAGGTCGTGAAGACCGGCGTTGTGACGGACGCTAAAGGCCGGCGACATCCGACTCTCACAGTGTTTAATCCGACCAATGTCCACGCGCTGTTTCCGCAATCAACTGTGCGAGTCTCAAGCGGTGATTGGTCGGAGACTCTTTCAAGTGGTGAACTCGCGCAAAGCATCGGAATTGGGCTGGTGCAACCTGGGCATCGACGTCGCTTCGTTCTTCCAGTGGCGTTACCACCCAGCGTGACCTCGGTGCAAACAAGCCTTGAGTTCAGGGCGAAGCCCTAG
- a CDS encoding fimbria/pilus outer membrane usher protein, translating to MGTSLSGYAVSAAGVEYAAPVSTRLNTTGRPIDMDVPIEDGGRELGDIPIRINADDSIMVSRTALIQTIATSLDAAARNRLAAIGGDAPFVPIAAFASAGFDIRFDRALQELTFTVTADQRASSDISLSGNHQSPASSVLAPPAKLSGYVNLFASIDHEWGMHASGEDFDSATSGRLEFDSAVRAGNFVFENAGVLAGDVDVNVCPTVALCAYTHSPGFKRQMSRMVYDMPEDRIRMEVGDVEPLGTSFQSTPDLLGVSIEKSSRKLSPGNTFAPTGGGSFVINRPSDVEIRINGIVQRRIQLQPGTYNVRDLPLVTGANDVDIVIIDDTGRQRHVSFKSFFDTNLLAAGKSEWGLTAGLPSYLRDEARDYLPDLYMASGFYRYGLQDNLVGELDLQADASVVMAGAGVLTDFASGLIGIRGAASTGDAGSGIAVGLDWSTTNFHGFMQGGGESIRLAAEYRSPDFHTAGNIDTALTGIIYPQWNYWLNLDAIYSAPIGYRTTASLSGRYQFVNDEEFGSTMFASGDRYGVDVTLSRPLTAALSGSLTLGVSNESYLSRLDPREPTGSEFRVGFRLFGNPDERTNISAGFDTLNEQSDVSAYRTSGNGIGRWDTSVNVQQNEFDDRASVNGMIGYYGNRAQVRLIHNSGFDGVSITDFHLQPGQQRTSLQIGTSIAFADGHVAIGAPITGDAFAIVYPHASIADKTVTVGGGDNVRAVADGWGPAVVTNLPAYAPSTIPVDADDLPTGYSLGAAAFDTFAPFKGGYALEVGSAYSVSAYGTLQFTDGEPVALLTGTAHPIDHPDKSVTIFTNAAGRFGAEGLAPGRWILEMATDGAPTRFALNIPSNAQGLFKAGTLHPVEAP from the coding sequence ATGGGGACCTCGTTGTCGGGTTACGCAGTGTCTGCCGCGGGTGTCGAGTACGCGGCACCTGTCTCTACTCGTTTGAATACCACCGGCAGGCCGATCGACATGGATGTTCCCATAGAAGATGGTGGCCGAGAGCTCGGTGACATCCCCATCCGCATCAATGCGGATGATTCAATTATGGTTAGCCGAACCGCGCTTATTCAAACAATTGCGACGAGCTTGGATGCCGCCGCCCGCAACCGCTTGGCGGCGATTGGCGGCGACGCGCCTTTTGTTCCTATCGCGGCCTTCGCTTCCGCTGGCTTCGATATTCGGTTCGATCGGGCGCTGCAGGAACTCACGTTCACTGTGACGGCCGACCAACGCGCATCATCTGACATTTCGCTCTCCGGCAATCACCAATCGCCTGCGAGTTCTGTATTGGCGCCCCCCGCAAAATTGTCCGGCTACGTCAATCTCTTCGCCAGCATCGATCACGAATGGGGAATGCACGCCTCCGGAGAAGATTTCGATTCGGCGACGAGTGGGCGTCTAGAATTCGATTCTGCCGTCCGCGCCGGTAACTTCGTATTCGAGAACGCAGGCGTTTTAGCCGGAGATGTCGACGTCAATGTTTGCCCGACGGTGGCGCTTTGCGCCTACACGCATTCGCCGGGATTTAAGCGGCAAATGTCGCGCATGGTCTACGATATGCCCGAGGACCGGATCCGCATGGAAGTCGGCGATGTCGAGCCTCTGGGAACAAGCTTTCAAAGCACACCGGATTTGCTTGGCGTATCGATCGAGAAATCGAGTCGCAAGTTGAGTCCCGGTAATACGTTCGCACCGACAGGAGGTGGGTCGTTTGTCATCAACAGGCCGTCCGACGTCGAAATCCGTATCAACGGCATCGTGCAACGACGGATCCAGTTGCAGCCCGGAACATACAATGTCCGCGACTTGCCTTTGGTGACCGGTGCCAACGACGTCGACATCGTGATCATCGATGATACCGGAAGGCAGCGACATGTTTCTTTTAAGTCCTTCTTTGATACGAACCTTCTTGCCGCTGGGAAGAGCGAGTGGGGTCTTACGGCCGGCTTGCCGTCGTATCTGCGGGACGAGGCGCGCGATTATCTTCCCGATCTCTATATGGCCAGCGGGTTCTATCGTTATGGATTGCAAGACAACCTTGTTGGGGAACTCGATCTTCAGGCTGATGCCAGCGTCGTGATGGCTGGCGCCGGGGTCTTGACGGATTTTGCTTCTGGACTGATCGGGATACGCGGCGCGGCATCCACCGGAGACGCCGGCAGCGGTATAGCGGTGGGCCTAGATTGGAGCACGACAAATTTTCACGGGTTTATGCAGGGAGGAGGCGAAAGCATTCGTCTCGCTGCCGAATATAGAAGTCCCGATTTTCACACAGCCGGGAACATCGATACGGCGCTGACGGGTATCATCTATCCGCAATGGAATTACTGGCTGAACCTAGACGCGATCTATTCTGCTCCTATCGGATACCGGACAACGGCATCGCTTTCCGGACGCTATCAGTTCGTCAATGACGAGGAGTTTGGGAGCACGATGTTTGCGTCGGGGGATCGCTACGGCGTTGACGTCACGCTCTCACGGCCTCTGACGGCAGCTCTGTCAGGAAGCTTGACGCTCGGCGTTTCGAATGAATCCTATCTTTCGAGGCTCGATCCTCGGGAGCCAACAGGATCCGAGTTTCGCGTTGGATTTCGGCTATTCGGCAATCCTGACGAGCGAACTAACATCAGTGCCGGTTTTGACACGCTGAACGAGCAATCGGATGTCTCGGCTTATCGCACGTCAGGCAACGGTATCGGCCGCTGGGATACCAGCGTCAATGTCCAACAAAACGAATTCGACGATCGCGCGTCTGTAAATGGCATGATCGGTTACTACGGCAATCGTGCCCAGGTTCGGCTCATCCATAACTCTGGGTTCGATGGCGTTTCCATTACCGATTTTCACCTGCAGCCCGGTCAGCAGCGAACCTCGCTGCAAATCGGAACATCAATCGCATTTGCCGATGGACATGTGGCAATCGGTGCGCCGATCACGGGCGACGCATTTGCGATCGTCTATCCGCATGCGAGCATTGCCGACAAGACCGTCACCGTCGGCGGCGGCGACAATGTTCGCGCTGTTGCTGATGGATGGGGGCCGGCTGTTGTGACGAACCTGCCTGCTTATGCGCCCTCGACCATACCCGTCGATGCCGACGATCTTCCAACCGGTTATAGCTTGGGCGCAGCTGCGTTCGATACGTTTGCGCCGTTCAAGGGCGGATATGCTTTGGAGGTCGGATCGGCTTATTCTGTTTCCGCCTACGGTACGCTGCAATTTACTGACGGTGAGCCGGTGGCTTTGTTGACGGGTACCGCACACCCCATCGATCACCCCGATAAATCCGTAACGATTTTTACAAATGCGGCCGGCCGGTTTGGCGCCGAAGGTTTGGCGCCGGGCCGATGGATTCTTGAGATGGCGACCGACGGCGCTCCGACACGCTTTGCGCTGAATATTCCCTCAAACGCGCAAGGCCTATTCAAGGCCGGTACGCTGCACCCCGTGGAGGCGCCATGA
- a CDS encoding PepSY domain-containing protein: MKTGNGLFHLSVAIVAWSGMTATAWGKDFCNVPRSQWQAQSALVKKLEGQGWKIRNLKIDGGCYEVYGTDGNGKARETHFNPATFQAVAERHQG; this comes from the coding sequence ATGAAAACGGGTAATGGTCTCTTTCATTTGTCGGTTGCGATCGTAGCTTGGTCCGGGATGACGGCGACAGCCTGGGGTAAGGACTTTTGCAACGTGCCACGCTCCCAATGGCAGGCACAATCGGCACTGGTGAAAAAGCTCGAAGGGCAAGGTTGGAAAATTCGCAACTTGAAGATCGATGGCGGATGCTACGAGGTTTACGGCACCGACGGTAATGGCAAAGCGCGAGAAACCCACTTCAACCCTGCCACATTCCAGGCCGTTGCAGAGAGACACCAAGGTTAA
- a CDS encoding cytochrome b/b6 domain-containing protein, which yields MQRDTKVKVWDRFLRLTHWSLVFAFAIAYGTGDAWRDFHVTAGCAALGLIAGRIIWGIYGPRYARFSQFTKSPAQIASYLRDVARGEEARYVGHNPAGGLMIIALLSVVCLVAVSGVLLTTDYYWGSEALEILHGGLAQAALGLVAVHVIGAVVTSYRTRENLVWSMIVGTKRAPTDQDRD from the coding sequence TTGCAGAGAGACACCAAGGTTAAGGTCTGGGACAGGTTTCTGCGCCTCACGCATTGGAGCCTCGTATTTGCGTTCGCGATAGCATACGGTACCGGCGATGCGTGGCGGGACTTCCACGTCACGGCAGGGTGTGCCGCCCTCGGCTTGATTGCGGGGCGTATCATCTGGGGGATTTACGGGCCAAGATATGCGCGATTTAGCCAGTTCACGAAATCACCTGCACAAATCGCCTCCTATCTGCGCGACGTCGCTCGTGGAGAGGAAGCTCGCTACGTTGGTCACAATCCGGCTGGAGGATTGATGATCATCGCGCTTCTTTCAGTGGTCTGTCTCGTGGCGGTGTCGGGCGTGCTGCTGACAACGGACTACTATTGGGGCTCCGAAGCTTTGGAAATCCTGCATGGCGGGTTGGCGCAAGCAGCATTGGGCCTCGTAGCCGTCCACGTGATTGGTGCCGTCGTAACGAGCTATCGAACGCGAGAAAATCTAGTTTGGTCGATGATCGTCGGAACCAAAAGAGCGCCTACAGATCAGGACAGAGATTAA
- a CDS encoding MerR family transcriptional regulator, with protein MIGISIGEAAKLSGVKIPTIRFYEEIALLRPTARTEANRRLFTDEDPRRLSFIRHCRELGFELDAIRALLKVQDSPKQSCDAADAIARQRLDEVERRLRSLKALKKELTRMIEGCGHGRVGQCRVIETLADHAKCVTPRH; from the coding sequence ATGATAGGCATTTCGATTGGTGAGGCTGCCAAGTTGAGTGGTGTGAAAATACCGACCATCCGTTTCTACGAAGAGATCGCGCTTCTGCGGCCAACGGCAAGGACCGAAGCGAACAGGCGACTCTTCACAGATGAAGATCCTCGCCGTCTCTCCTTTATCCGCCATTGCCGCGAACTCGGCTTCGAGTTGGATGCGATCCGCGCGTTGCTGAAGGTGCAGGATAGCCCGAAACAGTCTTGCGATGCTGCCGATGCGATCGCCCGGCAAAGGCTCGACGAAGTCGAGCGTCGTTTACGCAGCCTCAAAGCCTTGAAGAAGGAGCTGACGCGCATGATCGAAGGTTGCGGACACGGCCGCGTGGGACAATGCCGTGTGATCGAGACCCTCGCCGACCATGCCAAGTGCGTCACCCCTCGCCATTAA
- a CDS encoding multicopper oxidase family protein translates to MDRRTFLKSMSCLSLLNSASPRIVLAADEAEDIKPDYTLRIATGLVELAPDHIVSTTLYNTQFPGPLLRFEEGKRVVVDVYNDTDTPELVHWHGQMIPSDVDGAAEEGSPFIPPHGRSRIAFVPRPSGFRFYHTHVVAGSDLNRGTYTGQVGPVYIEPKQNPGAYDREVFLVLKEFSPTFSRGGDMAMDVLAGTPIETLQKLGQRADEEAQEKIKGFEVGYDLFSINGKMLGHGEPIRVKQGDRVLFHVLNASATEIRGLALPGHAFRIVALDGNPVPTQAEVPMLWLGTAERISAVVEMNHPGVWVMGDLSDDDRGHGMGIVIEYADYKSEPQWVKPEPFRWDYTIFGKKDGQPSAQPDETIEMTIVKRNAALNGFNQWTLNGEAFSMETLKPLYMVHQGRRYRLKLRNASDDIHPLHLHRHSFELVRVGGKPTAGVMKDVVMLGGFQEVEVDFVTDNPGMTLFHCHQQLHMDFGFMALFNYA, encoded by the coding sequence ATGGATCGCCGGACGTTTCTCAAATCCATGAGCTGCCTCTCATTGCTCAACTCGGCGTCACCGCGCATCGTCTTGGCTGCGGATGAGGCGGAAGATATCAAGCCCGACTACACGCTTCGCATTGCGACGGGGCTTGTCGAACTTGCGCCGGATCACATCGTTTCGACGACGCTCTATAACACGCAATTCCCGGGCCCCCTGCTGCGCTTTGAAGAAGGAAAGCGCGTCGTCGTCGATGTCTACAATGACACCGACACACCTGAGCTTGTGCACTGGCACGGGCAAATGATCCCGAGTGATGTCGATGGCGCGGCGGAAGAAGGCTCACCCTTCATTCCGCCACATGGCAGGAGCCGGATAGCATTCGTTCCACGGCCATCCGGATTTCGTTTTTATCACACCCACGTCGTTGCCGGCAGCGATCTCAATCGGGGCACCTATACTGGCCAAGTCGGGCCTGTTTACATCGAGCCCAAACAGAACCCCGGCGCCTATGACCGTGAAGTGTTTCTGGTCTTGAAGGAGTTTTCACCGACCTTCAGTCGCGGCGGCGACATGGCGATGGATGTTCTCGCCGGAACTCCCATTGAGACCCTGCAAAAGCTCGGTCAGAGAGCCGACGAGGAAGCGCAGGAAAAGATCAAAGGATTCGAGGTCGGGTATGACCTGTTCTCGATCAACGGTAAGATGCTGGGGCATGGCGAACCCATCCGCGTCAAGCAAGGGGATCGGGTGTTGTTCCACGTCCTTAATGCAAGCGCCACCGAGATCCGCGGCCTCGCTCTGCCCGGTCATGCATTCCGTATCGTCGCGCTCGACGGCAATCCGGTGCCGACGCAGGCGGAAGTGCCTATGCTTTGGCTTGGCACCGCCGAGCGCATCTCGGCGGTTGTCGAGATGAATCATCCTGGCGTTTGGGTGATGGGGGACCTTTCCGATGATGACCGTGGTCATGGCATGGGCATTGTCATCGAATACGCCGATTACAAGAGCGAGCCGCAATGGGTGAAGCCGGAACCGTTTCGTTGGGACTACACCATCTTCGGAAAGAAAGACGGACAACCCTCAGCCCAGCCCGACGAAACGATCGAGATGACGATCGTCAAACGCAACGCCGCCCTCAACGGGTTCAACCAATGGACGCTCAACGGCGAAGCTTTCTCCATGGAGACGTTGAAGCCGCTCTATATGGTCCATCAAGGTCGCCGTTATCGCCTCAAGCTTCGTAACGCCAGTGACGATATCCATCCCCTCCACCTGCACCGGCATAGCTTCGAACTCGTGCGTGTCGGCGGTAAGCCGACGGCAGGCGTCATGAAGGATGTCGTGATGCTCGGCGGGTTTCAGGAGGTCGAAGTTGACTTCGTCACCGACAACCCCGGCATGACACTCTTCCACTGCCATCAGCAGCTGCACATGGATTTTGGATTCATGGCGCTCTTTAACTACGCCTAG
- a CDS encoding MFS transporter, translating to MRLGIRRHFTGLSKDTFLLALASLFADISAEMLYPVLPIYLTQILKASGSVVGLVDGFAQATRNIVQGFSGMLSDKLQRPKPIALAGYLVAAAKPMMGPSSAWQGLFAARVLDRLGTGTRARRRAMRSSLLPSEKKTEAAAAWAPTLDCR from the coding sequence ATGCGCCTCGGCATACGGCGGCATTTCACCGGACTGTCGAAGGACACCTTCCTGCTCGCCCTCGCCAGCCTTTTCGCCGACATCTCCGCCGAGATGCTTTACCCAGTGCTGCCCATTTATCTGACGCAAATTCTGAAAGCGAGCGGCAGCGTCGTCGGCCTCGTCGACGGGTTCGCGCAGGCGACGCGGAATATCGTGCAGGGCTTTTCCGGCATGCTATCCGACAAGCTGCAGAGGCCTAAACCAATCGCGCTCGCCGGATATCTTGTCGCCGCCGCCAAGCCGATGATGGGGCCTTCGAGCGCGTGGCAAGGCCTGTTTGCCGCGCGCGTTCTCGACCGGCTCGGTACTGGCACGCGTGCTCGGCGCCGCGCGATGCGCTCATCGCTGCTTCCGTCGGAGAAAAAGACAGAAGCCGCCGCCGCGTGGGCGCCGACTCTTGATTGTCGTTAG
- a CDS encoding DUF6448 family protein → MTRIKLLAAPVLAAGLLFGLQSAHAHCDSLDGPVAKAAIAALESGNVNLALPYAPATAESEIRDAFAQSLKVRALGPEAKMLADRTFIETTVRLHRAGEGATYTGLKPAGIDYGPAIPAAERAVETGSLVPVKALLVEELEHGLREQLAHVQEAQKEGLKEPKATREVPAARERVSAELEFVTYVEGLHQAIHGAPGHEHKD, encoded by the coding sequence ATGACTAGGATCAAATTGCTGGCAGCCCCCGTCCTTGCAGCCGGGTTGCTGTTCGGCTTGCAAAGTGCACACGCTCATTGCGATTCTTTGGACGGGCCGGTCGCCAAGGCAGCGATAGCGGCCCTCGAAAGCGGCAATGTCAACCTGGCGCTACCCTATGCTCCGGCCACCGCCGAAAGCGAAATCAGGGACGCTTTTGCGCAGTCACTGAAGGTCCGTGCACTCGGGCCGGAAGCCAAGATGCTGGCTGACCGCACCTTCATCGAGACCACTGTGCGGCTGCACCGGGCCGGCGAAGGCGCGACCTATACCGGACTGAAGCCTGCCGGGATCGATTATGGCCCTGCCATTCCAGCGGCGGAGCGAGCCGTGGAAACCGGGAGCTTGGTGCCAGTCAAAGCTCTTCTCGTAGAAGAGCTGGAGCATGGCTTGCGCGAGCAACTCGCCCATGTGCAAGAGGCGCAGAAAGAGGGCCTCAAGGAGCCGAAAGCGACAAGAGAAGTCCCCGCTGCGCGTGAGCGCGTCAGTGCCGAGCTTGAATTTGTGACCTACGTCGAAGGATTGCACCAGGCGATACATGGTGCCCCCGGCCACGAACATAAAGACTAA